A part of Aricia agestis chromosome 13, ilAriAges1.1, whole genome shotgun sequence genomic DNA contains:
- the LOC121733054 gene encoding larval cuticle protein 65Ag1-like, with protein sequence MKFFVAFLALAAVAAADVSHLVQKEYRGPEADASVIRNDQDVSHDGFAYGFETSNGIAAQASGQLRGVPAEGEAVVQAGQSHYVAPDGQSIDLTWVADENGFQPQGAHLPTPPAPQAIPEYILRSLEFIAAHPPKPENVARA encoded by the exons ATG aaattcTTCGTTGCCTTCCTAGCCCTCGCGGCTGTCGCTGCCGCTGACGTCAGCCACCTCGTCCAGAAGGAGTACCGTGGCCCCGAGGCCGACGCCTCCGTCATCAGGAACGACCAGGACGTCTCCCACGACGGCTTCGCCTACGGATTCGAGACCAGCAACGGCATCGCCGCCCAGGCTAGCGGACAACTGAGGGGAGTCCCCGCT gaGGGTGAGGCTGTAGTCCAGGCCGGTCAATCCCACTACGTCGCCCCCGACGGTCAGTCCATCGACCTCACCTGGGTTGCTGACGAGAACGGTTTTCAGCCCCAG GGTGCCCATCTGCCAACCCCCCCAGCTCCCCAGGCCATCCCCGAATACATCCTCAGGTCTCTTGAGTTCATCGCCGCCCACCCACCAAAACCCGAGAACGTCGCCCGCGCCTAA